One window from the genome of Erwinia sorbitola encodes:
- the trhP gene encoding prephenate-dependent tRNA uridine(34) hydroxylase TrhP, with the protein MNKPELLSPAGTLKNMRYAFAYGADAVYAGQPRYSLRVRNNEFNHENLATGINEAHALGKKFYVVVNIAPHNAKLKTFIRDLKPVIDMQPDALIMSDPGLIMLVREAFPQMDIHLSVQANAVNWATVKFWQQMGLTRVILSRELSLEEISEIRQQVPEMELEIFVHGALCMAYSGRCLLSGYINKRDPNQGTCTNACRWEYNVQEGKEDAIGNIVHRQEPIAVHNVEPTLGIGQPTDKVFMIEEAMRPGEYMTAFEDEHGTYIMNSKDLRAVAHVERLTQMGVHSLKIEGRTKSFYYCARTAQVYRRAIDDAAAGKPFDPALLETLEGLAHRGYTEGFLRRHTHDSYQSYEAGYSVSDRQQFVGEFTGQRRGALAQVDVKNKFSVGDSLELMSPAGNINFTLTQMENGKAQAIDVAPGNGHLVWLPLPEEMDLQYALLMRNLAGTTTRNPHAVELAKEVS; encoded by the coding sequence ATGAACAAACCGGAACTGCTTTCTCCGGCCGGCACGCTGAAAAACATGCGTTACGCTTTTGCGTATGGCGCAGATGCAGTGTATGCCGGTCAGCCTCGCTACAGCCTGCGCGTACGTAATAACGAATTCAATCATGAGAACCTTGCTACCGGCATCAACGAAGCCCATGCGCTCGGTAAAAAGTTCTATGTGGTAGTTAATATTGCGCCGCATAACGCCAAACTAAAAACCTTTATTCGCGACCTGAAGCCGGTCATTGATATGCAACCGGATGCGCTGATTATGTCCGATCCCGGGCTGATTATGCTGGTGCGCGAAGCCTTCCCGCAGATGGATATTCATCTCTCAGTACAGGCAAACGCCGTTAACTGGGCAACGGTGAAATTCTGGCAACAGATGGGGCTGACACGGGTGATTCTGTCACGGGAGCTGTCGCTGGAAGAGATTAGTGAAATACGCCAGCAGGTGCCGGAAATGGAGCTGGAAATATTCGTCCACGGCGCACTCTGCATGGCCTATTCCGGGCGCTGCCTGCTTTCAGGCTATATCAATAAACGCGACCCGAACCAGGGTACCTGTACTAACGCCTGCCGCTGGGAATATAACGTACAGGAAGGCAAAGAGGATGCGATTGGTAATATCGTGCATCGTCAGGAGCCGATCGCCGTTCATAACGTGGAGCCGACGCTGGGCATCGGACAGCCTACCGACAAAGTCTTTATGATCGAAGAGGCGATGCGTCCTGGCGAATATATGACCGCCTTCGAAGATGAACACGGCACCTATATTATGAATTCAAAGGATCTGCGAGCGGTGGCTCACGTTGAGCGCCTGACGCAGATGGGTGTTCACTCGCTGAAAATTGAAGGGCGCACCAAATCGTTCTACTACTGCGCCCGAACTGCTCAGGTCTATCGTCGTGCTATTGACGATGCAGCCGCCGGTAAACCTTTTGATCCTGCTCTGCTGGAAACGCTGGAAGGCCTGGCTCACCGTGGTTACACCGAAGGCTTCCTGCGCCGTCATACTCATGACAGCTATCAGAGCTATGAAGCAGGCTATTCGGTCTCCGATCGTCAGCAGTTTGTGGGTGAATTTACCGGTCAACGGCGCGGTGCGCTGGCGCAGGTGGATGTCAAAAACAAATTCAGCGTTGGCGACAGTCTGGAACTGATGTCTCCTGCGGGCAATATTAACTTCACCCTGACGCAGATGGAAAACGGCAAAGCCCAGGCGATTGATGTAGCCCCGGGCAACGGTCACCTGGTATGGCTGCCGCTGCCGGAGGAGATGGATTTACAGTATGCCCTGCTGATGCGTAACCTTGCCGGAACCACCACACGTAATCCCCATGCGGTAGAATTAGCGAAAGAAGTTTCATAA
- the baeR gene encoding two-component system response regulator BaeR, translating into MTLDTPAPLILIVEDEPKLGQLMIDYLQAANFRTHHLLRGDEVLEWVKKHSPDLVLLDLMLPGLDGLSVCRELRSFSDLPVVMVTAKIEEIDRLLGLEIGADDYICKPFSPREVVARVKTILKRCQRTPEEARQISLLKVDENRFHASWDDKPLDLTPAEFRLLKTLAQEPGKVFSREQLLNHLYDDYRVVTDRTIDSHIKNLRRKLEILDANQPFIRAVYGMGYRWEADICRLM; encoded by the coding sequence ATGACTCTGGATACCCCCGCTCCGCTAATTTTAATCGTTGAAGACGAACCCAAACTCGGCCAGCTGATGATTGATTACTTACAGGCGGCTAACTTCCGTACTCATCATCTGCTGCGTGGCGATGAAGTGCTGGAGTGGGTAAAAAAGCACTCTCCGGATCTGGTGCTGCTGGATCTGATGCTGCCGGGGCTGGATGGACTGTCGGTGTGCCGGGAACTGCGTAGCTTTTCCGACCTGCCGGTAGTGATGGTCACCGCGAAAATTGAGGAGATTGACCGCCTGCTCGGGCTGGAAATCGGCGCGGATGACTATATCTGTAAACCATTCAGCCCGCGCGAAGTCGTCGCACGCGTGAAAACCATACTGAAACGCTGCCAGCGAACCCCGGAAGAAGCACGGCAGATTTCACTGCTCAAGGTCGATGAAAACCGCTTTCACGCCAGCTGGGATGATAAACCGCTCGACCTGACTCCCGCCGAATTCCGCCTGTTGAAAACGCTGGCCCAGGAGCCGGGTAAAGTGTTCTCACGCGAGCAGCTGCTGAATCATCTGTATGACGACTACCGGGTGGTAACCGACCGAACCATCGACAGTCATATAAAAAATCTGCGCCGTAAGCTGGAAATACTGGACGCTAACCAGCCATTTATCCGTGCGGTGTACGGTATGGGCTATCGCTGGGAAGCAGATATCTGTCGCTTGATGTAG
- the baeS gene encoding two-component system sensor histidine kinase BaeS, whose translation MLAKLRIGITAKLFAAIFSTCMLVLITMHWGVRLSFEHGFIDYIKRGNEQRLMMLGDALGEQYEQHGNWDFLRNNNKLVFNILRSLEQNPDSNNQLPPHGWRTQFWIIDQQYRVMIGPRAPVPQDGSRRSITTSNGKVVGWVIGSPSERLTRSADINFDQQQKRTSWMIVGLTMLLAAAVTWLLSRGLLAPVKRLVEGTYQLATGNFTSRVQASSRDELGRLAQDFNRLASTLEKNEKMRRAFMADISHELRTPLAILRGELEAIQDGVRKLTPESIMSLQGEVATLTKLVDDVHQLSLSDEGALAYRKTQTDLVPLLELVSGNFRHRFEQHPLTLTLTLPDQAPQFGDPDRLMQLFTNLMENSLRYTDPGGSLHITLRQTASENILHFDDSAPGISDEQREQIFDRFYRAEGSRNRASGGSGLGLAICQNIVEAHDGTIVAEHSDAGGVRITVHLPYKTH comes from the coding sequence ATGCTGGCAAAATTACGTATCGGCATCACCGCTAAACTGTTCGCGGCGATTTTTTCCACCTGCATGCTGGTGCTGATCACCATGCACTGGGGGGTCAGACTCAGCTTTGAGCACGGCTTTATTGATTATATTAAGCGCGGCAATGAGCAGCGGCTGATGATGCTGGGCGATGCGCTGGGAGAACAGTACGAGCAGCACGGTAACTGGGACTTTCTGCGCAATAACAATAAGCTGGTGTTCAATATCCTGCGCTCACTGGAGCAGAATCCCGATTCAAATAACCAGCTACCGCCCCACGGCTGGCGCACGCAGTTCTGGATTATCGATCAGCAATACCGGGTGATGATCGGCCCTCGCGCTCCGGTGCCGCAGGATGGTTCCCGCCGTAGTATCACCACCAGCAACGGCAAAGTGGTCGGCTGGGTGATTGGTTCACCGTCTGAACGCCTGACGCGCAGTGCAGATATCAATTTCGATCAGCAACAGAAGCGCACCAGCTGGATGATTGTCGGCCTCACCATGTTACTGGCGGCGGCGGTCACCTGGCTGCTATCACGCGGGCTGCTGGCCCCGGTGAAAAGACTGGTGGAAGGCACCTACCAGCTCGCTACCGGTAACTTTACCAGCCGGGTACAGGCATCCAGCCGTGATGAACTGGGCAGGCTGGCACAGGACTTTAACCGTCTTGCCAGCACACTGGAGAAAAATGAAAAAATGCGCCGCGCTTTTATGGCCGATATTTCCCATGAGCTGCGCACGCCGCTGGCCATCCTGCGCGGTGAGCTGGAGGCAATTCAGGATGGTGTACGCAAACTGACACCAGAATCGATCATGTCCTTGCAGGGCGAAGTAGCCACGCTGACCAAGCTGGTGGACGATGTGCACCAGCTTTCACTGTCGGATGAAGGAGCGCTGGCCTATCGCAAAACCCAGACTGACCTGGTGCCGCTGCTGGAGCTGGTTTCCGGCAACTTCCGCCACCGTTTTGAACAGCACCCGCTGACCCTGACGCTGACGTTGCCCGATCAGGCACCTCAGTTTGGCGATCCCGATCGGCTGATGCAGCTTTTTACCAATCTGATGGAAAACAGCCTGCGTTATACCGATCCCGGCGGCAGCCTGCATATCACCCTGCGTCAGACCGCCAGCGAGAATATCCTGCATTTTGATGACAGCGCCCCCGGCATCAGCGATGAGCAGCGGGAACAAATTTTTGATCGCTTTTACCGTGCAGAAGGCTCACGTAACCGGGCAAGCGGCGGTTCGGGGCTGGGGCTGGCTATCTGTCAGAATATTGTCGAAGCTCATGATGGCACCATTGTTGCGGAGCACTCCGATGCAGGTGGCGTGAGAATTACGGTACACTTGCCTTATAAGACTCACTAA
- a CDS encoding MFS transporter yields the protein MTAPPASVRWQLWIVAFGFFMQTLDTTIVNTALPSMAVSLHQSPLNMHSVIVSYVLTVAVMLPISGWLADRFGVRNVFFSAIVLFSAGSLCCALSATLDQLLLSRVLQGIGGAMMVPVGRLTVMKLVPRAEYMAAMTFVTLPGQIGPLLGPALGGVLVEYASWHWIFLINIPVGIIGAIATLMLMSNFTLQTRRFDFTGYLLLAAGMATLTLALDGQRGSGISPLLLCLLILVGVFSLLFYLLHARNNDAALFSLKLFDNRIYSIGLIGSLTGRIGSGMLPFMTPIFLQIGMGYSPLHAGLMMIPMVLGNMGMKRIVVQIVNRFGYRHVLMGSTLGLALVVLLFPAVAFMGWHALLPVVLFLQGMLNAIRFSAMNTLTLKELPDDLASSGNSLLSMVMQLSMSIGVTIAGLLLGTFGHQAIGGSPQIAQAFIYTWLCVALIIALPVFVFWRVPKETHPNALLPRRRKP from the coding sequence ATGACCGCCCCTCCCGCCTCCGTGCGCTGGCAGCTGTGGATTGTCGCCTTCGGTTTCTTTATGCAGACGCTGGACACCACCATCGTCAATACCGCCCTGCCCTCAATGGCAGTCAGCCTGCATCAAAGCCCGCTGAATATGCATTCGGTGATTGTTTCCTACGTGCTGACGGTGGCAGTGATGCTACCGATCAGCGGCTGGCTGGCAGACCGCTTCGGGGTGCGCAATGTATTCTTCAGCGCGATTGTGCTGTTCAGCGCAGGTTCGCTCTGCTGTGCGCTCTCCGCCACCCTCGATCAGCTGTTACTGTCGCGGGTGTTGCAGGGCATTGGCGGAGCGATGATGGTTCCCGTGGGCAGGTTAACGGTAATGAAGCTGGTGCCGCGCGCTGAATATATGGCGGCGATGACCTTTGTTACTCTGCCCGGACAAATTGGCCCGCTGCTCGGCCCGGCGCTGGGGGGCGTACTGGTTGAGTACGCCAGCTGGCACTGGATTTTCCTGATCAATATTCCGGTAGGCATTATCGGGGCCATTGCCACGCTGATGCTGATGTCGAACTTTACCCTGCAAACCCGGCGCTTCGATTTTACCGGCTACCTGCTGCTGGCGGCCGGTATGGCCACATTAACCCTGGCGCTTGACGGCCAGCGCGGCTCCGGGATCTCCCCCCTGCTGCTGTGCCTGCTGATTCTGGTGGGTGTGTTCAGCCTGCTGTTTTATCTGCTGCATGCGCGCAACAACGACGCGGCGCTGTTCAGTCTGAAGCTGTTTGATAACCGCATTTACTCTATTGGTTTGATTGGCAGTCTGACGGGGCGGATCGGCAGCGGAATGCTGCCATTTATGACGCCAATTTTTCTGCAAATTGGCATGGGCTACAGCCCGCTGCACGCCGGTTTAATGATGATCCCGATGGTGCTGGGGAATATGGGCATGAAGCGCATCGTGGTACAGATTGTTAACCGTTTTGGTTACCGCCATGTGCTGATGGGATCCACGCTTGGACTGGCGCTGGTAGTGCTGCTGTTCCCCGCCGTTGCGTTTATGGGCTGGCATGCGCTGCTGCCGGTAGTGCTGTTTTTACAGGGGATGCTGAACGCCATCCGCTTCTCGGCAATGAATACCCTCACGCTGAAAGAGCTGCCCGATGATCTTGCCAGCAGCGGCAACAGCCTGCTGTCGATGGTAATGCAGCTGTCGATGAGTATCGGTGTAACCATTGCCGGATTGTTGCTGGGCACCTTCGGGCATCAGGCGATCGGCGGCAGCCCGCAGATCGCCCAGGCGTTTATCTATACCTGGCTGTGTGTGGCGCTGATTATTGCCCTGCCGGTCTTTGTTTTCTGGCGTGTCCCCAAAGAGACTCACCCCAACGCGCTACTGCCGCGCAGGAGAAAGCCTTAA
- the mdtC gene encoding multidrug efflux RND transporter permease subunit MdtC, which produces MKFFALFIHRPIATTLLTVAILLAGILGFRLLPVSPLPQVDFPVIVVSASLPGASPETMASSVATPLERALGRVAGISEMTSTSSLGSTRIILVFDFERDINGAARDVQGAINAAQSLLPTGMPSRPTYRKANPSDAPIMIMTLTSDTWSPGQLYDYASTQLAQKLSQIDGVGDVTVGGSSLPAVRVDLNPQALFNQGVSLDAVRTAIASANVRKPQGAIEDNHQRWWLKTNDELKTAAEYQPLVVHYNNGAAVRLQDVATVSDSVEDVRNAGMSNARPAILLLIRKAPEANIIDTVDRIRGKIPELSQIIPASIKLEVAQDRSPTIRASLHEVEQSLAISVGLVILVVFAFLRSGRATLIPAVAVPVSLIGTFAAMYLCGFSLNNLSLMALTVATGFVVDDAIVVLENISRHVEAGVKPLQAALQGVREVGFTVVSMSISLIAVFIPLLMLGGIIGRFFKEFAVTLSVAIAISLVISVTLTPMMCAWLLRNKAQHTQPRIRGFGRVLLAVQQGYGRTLHRVMDHARWTLLVFLATIALTVYLYISIPKTFMPEQDTGRLMGFIQADQSISFQSMRGKLEDFMRIVHADPAVESVVGFTGGSRTNSGSMFISLKPLSERSENAQQVIARLRGKLAKEPGANLFLMAVQDIRVGGRESNAGYQYTLLSDNLDDLREWEPKIRRAFAALPELADVNSDQEDKGSEMALTYDRASMARLGIDVADANNLLNNAFGQRQISTIYQPLNQYKVVMEVDPRYTQDISALNQMYVINSEGKSIPLSSFAKWQPANSPLSVNHQGLSAASTISFNLPEGVSLSQASAAIDRSITALGVPSSVRGSFAGTAAVFEQTQSSQLWLIVAAIATVYIVLGILYESYVHPLTILSTLPSAGVGALLALELFNAPFSLIALIGILLLIGIVKKNAIMMVDFALNAQRIGGMTAREAIFEASLLRFRPIMMTTLAALFGALPLVLTSGDGAELRQPLGITIVGGLVMSQLLTLYTTPVVYLYMDKLRRKPRFHPVTEES; this is translated from the coding sequence GTGAAATTTTTCGCCCTGTTTATTCATCGCCCCATCGCCACCACGCTGCTGACCGTGGCGATCCTGCTGGCCGGGATTCTGGGTTTCCGTCTGCTGCCGGTTTCACCGCTGCCGCAGGTGGATTTCCCGGTGATTGTCGTCAGCGCCTCACTGCCAGGGGCCTCGCCGGAAACCATGGCATCCTCGGTTGCCACACCGCTGGAACGCGCTCTGGGACGGGTGGCCGGGATCAGCGAAATGACCTCTACCAGTTCGCTTGGCAGCACACGAATTATCCTTGTGTTTGATTTCGAGCGCGACATTAACGGTGCTGCCCGCGATGTACAGGGGGCGATAAACGCCGCCCAGAGCCTGCTGCCCACCGGCATGCCAAGCCGGCCTACCTATCGTAAAGCTAACCCCTCTGATGCGCCGATTATGATTATGACGCTGACCTCAGACACCTGGTCGCCGGGGCAGCTGTATGACTATGCCTCAACCCAGCTGGCGCAAAAACTGTCGCAAATTGACGGCGTAGGCGATGTCACCGTTGGCGGCAGCTCACTCCCGGCGGTGCGCGTCGATCTTAATCCGCAGGCGCTGTTCAACCAGGGCGTATCGCTGGATGCGGTGCGTACTGCCATTGCCAGTGCTAACGTACGTAAACCTCAGGGAGCCATCGAAGATAACCACCAGCGCTGGTGGCTGAAGACGAACGATGAACTGAAAACCGCCGCCGAATATCAGCCGCTGGTGGTGCATTACAATAACGGCGCAGCCGTGCGCCTGCAGGATGTCGCCACCGTATCTGATTCAGTGGAAGATGTGCGCAACGCCGGGATGTCCAATGCCCGTCCGGCTATTCTGTTGCTGATCCGCAAAGCACCGGAAGCCAATATCATTGATACCGTTGACCGCATTCGAGGAAAAATTCCGGAACTGAGCCAGATTATTCCCGCGTCGATCAAGCTTGAGGTGGCGCAGGATCGTTCCCCGACGATACGTGCATCCCTGCATGAGGTGGAGCAGTCGCTGGCAATATCAGTTGGCCTGGTGATTCTGGTGGTGTTTGCCTTCCTGAGATCTGGCCGTGCAACGCTGATCCCGGCGGTGGCGGTACCCGTATCGCTAATCGGCACCTTTGCCGCCATGTATCTGTGCGGCTTCAGCCTGAATAATCTTTCGCTGATGGCGCTGACCGTGGCAACGGGCTTTGTGGTCGACGATGCGATCGTGGTGCTGGAAAATATCTCCCGCCACGTTGAAGCCGGTGTAAAGCCGCTACAGGCGGCCTTGCAGGGGGTGCGGGAAGTCGGCTTTACCGTGGTATCCATGAGCATTTCACTGATAGCCGTATTTATTCCACTGCTGATGCTCGGCGGCATTATTGGCCGATTCTTCAAGGAGTTTGCCGTCACGCTCTCGGTGGCAATAGCCATCTCCCTGGTGATCTCCGTTACCCTGACGCCAATGATGTGCGCATGGCTGCTGCGCAATAAAGCGCAACATACACAACCACGCATTCGCGGTTTTGGCCGGGTGCTGCTGGCGGTTCAGCAGGGCTATGGCCGCACGCTGCATCGGGTGATGGATCATGCGCGCTGGACGCTACTGGTGTTTCTCGCCACCATTGCGCTGACCGTTTACCTCTATATTTCTATTCCGAAAACCTTTATGCCGGAGCAGGACACCGGGCGGCTGATGGGCTTTATTCAGGCTGACCAGAGCATCTCGTTCCAGTCGATGCGCGGCAAGCTGGAAGATTTTATGCGTATCGTTCATGCGGATCCGGCTGTAGAGAGCGTGGTGGGCTTTACCGGGGGTTCACGTACCAACAGCGGGTCGATGTTTATCTCACTGAAGCCGCTCAGTGAACGTAGCGAAAATGCCCAGCAGGTGATCGCCCGTCTGCGCGGCAAGCTGGCAAAAGAGCCGGGAGCGAATCTGTTCCTGATGGCGGTACAGGATATCCGCGTAGGCGGACGCGAGTCTAACGCCGGATATCAGTACACGCTGCTGTCAGACAACCTGGACGATCTGCGCGAGTGGGAGCCGAAAATACGCCGCGCCTTTGCTGCCCTGCCCGAACTCGCCGACGTTAACTCTGACCAGGAAGATAAAGGCTCGGAAATGGCGCTGACCTACGATCGAGCCAGTATGGCACGCCTTGGCATTGATGTGGCGGATGCTAATAACCTGCTGAATAACGCCTTCGGGCAGCGGCAGATCTCCACCATCTATCAGCCGCTGAACCAGTATAAAGTGGTGATGGAGGTCGACCCGCGCTATACCCAGGATATCAGCGCCCTTAACCAGATGTATGTGATTAACAGCGAGGGGAAATCAATCCCGCTGTCGTCGTTTGCTAAATGGCAGCCGGCCAACTCACCGCTGTCGGTCAACCATCAGGGGCTTTCTGCCGCCTCAACGATTTCATTCAACCTGCCGGAGGGTGTCTCCCTGTCGCAGGCCTCTGCCGCCATTGACCGCAGCATTACCGCTCTGGGCGTACCGTCCAGCGTACGCGGCAGCTTTGCCGGAACAGCTGCGGTATTTGAGCAGACGCAAAGCAGCCAGCTATGGCTAATTGTTGCGGCGATCGCCACGGTATATATCGTGCTGGGGATCCTGTATGAGAGCTATGTTCATCCGCTGACGATCCTCTCTACCCTGCCTTCCGCAGGAGTGGGTGCGCTGCTGGCCCTGGAGCTGTTTAATGCGCCGTTCAGCCTGATTGCGCTAATCGGTATCCTGCTGCTGATCGGCATCGTGAAGAAGAACGCCATTATGATGGTCGACTTCGCCCTCAACGCCCAGCGTATCGGCGGGATGACGGCGCGTGAGGCGATTTTCGAGGCCAGCCTGCTGCGCTTCCGCCCGATCATGATGACCACGCTTGCGGCGTTGTTTGGCGCACTGCCGCTGGTGCTGACCAGCGGTGATGGTGCCGAGCTGCGCCAGCCGCTGGGGATCACCATTGTCGGCGGGCTGGTAATGAGCCAGTTGCTGACGCTCTACACCACACCGGTAGTCTATCTGTATATGGATAAACTGCGACGTAAACCCCGCTTCCACCCTGTGACAGAGGAAAGCTGA